The following are from one region of the Corylus avellana chromosome ca1, CavTom2PMs-1.0 genome:
- the LOC132167642 gene encoding uncharacterized protein LOC132167642: protein MDAKRFIQLVEEKKKRALEKKEAPLKWEQKLEAAAKAKADAEAKERKLKAAKHKRRSMSDSDSDSSDGGRKSNKKTHKRHRKHAHSDSGGDNEKKKEKKSKRKPKRQSSSSNDDSLDEYGCGSDEDWKRKKRNHRRHRHHESRSDSDDDGSSSDDDGEAIKRRSHTKRHKHHRHSETNTSNDDSDNEYESGSDEDRKRKKPNHRRHRHPDLRSDSSADGLSDDDREAIKRRGHAKRHKHHRRLESNVSDSSGEKDDGISRRRSHHAKHHKRHRLPECGASDSSSDEENGDFGRRNHAKHHKRHRRSHSVDSKKSDSSGHRRSESIGKLSDDNHEQAGRQAKAQDLWPPPPQTSVP, encoded by the coding sequence ATGGACGCCAAGAGGTTCATCCAATTGGtcgaagagaaaaagaagagagctttggagaagaaagaagCCCCTTTGAAATGGGAGCAGAAGCTGGAAGCCGCTGCCAAGGCAAAGGCTGATGCCGAAGCTAAAGAGAGGAAGCTGAAGGCTGCAAAGCATAAAAGAAGATCCATGTCCGATTCTGATAGTGACAGCAGTGATGGGGGAAgaaagtcaaataaaaaaacccacaaGAGGCACAGGAAGCATGCCCACTCTGACTCAGGTGGTGAcaatgaaaagaagaaggagaagaaatcCAAGCGAAAGCCGAAGAGACAATCCTCTAGCTCAAATGATGATAGCCTTGACGAATATGGGTGTGGCTCTGATGAAGATTGGAAGAGAAAGAAACGAAACCACCGTAGGCATAGGCATCATGAATCAAGATCTGATTCTGATGATGATGGTTCTTCAAGTGACGATGATGGTGAGGCAATCAAAAGGAGAAGCCATACAAAGCGCCATAAACACCACAGGCATTCGGAAACTAATACTTCAAATGACGATAGCGACAATGAATATGAGAGTGGCTCTGATGAAGATAGGAAGAGAAAGAAGCCAAACCACAGAAGGCACAGGCATCCTGATTTGAGATCAGATTCTAGTGCTGATGGTTTAAGTGATGATGATCGGGAGGCAATCAAGAGGAGAGGCCATGCAAAGCGACACAAGCACCATAGGAGATTGGAATCTAACGTTTCAGATTCTTCTGGTGAGAAGGATGATGGCATTAGTAGAAGGAGAAGTCATCATGCAAAGCACCACAAACGTCATCGCCTGCCTGAGTGTGGTGCTTCAGATTCTTCAAGTGACGAGGAAAATGGTGACTTCGGGAGAAGAAACCATGCAAAGCACCATAAACGTCATAGACGATCACATAGTGTGGACTCGAAGAAATCTGATTCAAGTGGCCACAGAAGGAGTGAATCTATCGGAAAGTTGTCAGATGACAACCATGAACAAGCGGGTAGACAAGCAAAGGCACAAGATTTGtggccaccaccaccacaaacATCGGTGCCATAA